A stretch of DNA from Glycine max cultivar Williams 82 chromosome 18, Glycine_max_v4.0, whole genome shotgun sequence:
GAATATGGATCTGTTGATTACAGCGATCTTGGAGCTTTCAGGTATGTTGATGTGTGAATATCAAGTAGAGAAAATTTTAGAAACTTTTTAACACCAGGAGAAACGATAATAAGATTAATTCACTGGTtggaaaagaataaaagaagaaggCAAGAGGGGAGagattaaagaataaaagaagaaggCAAGAGGGGAGAGATTGCATGTTTAAATCcttcaattaatatttctaacaaaaactaataattatctATTAAAAGAAAAGCAtaataaaagaagagagaagagaaaaatataagatgAAATTGGTGAtgtgataaagaaaaaatatttgtaaaagttaaaatgttgtagaaattttaaaatctgaAACATTTTTGGTCTCTAATATTCTCTGCCAATTGCTGTCACTAAATGTTGCATCCATGAAGTATATTAATTAGACACTGAAACATTTTTGGTCTCTATGCTCTACCTGCCTCTTTTCATcactaattaatgttattacatcataatcatggaatatggagtattagttttctttatttacAAATCACAATATCATCCATATGCTATTGTTAATATTGTAAACTTATAATGCTGATAAAAATAAATCGATATTAGAAACACCCATGCATGTATTATTGGTTTTTGAGCAGGGATTGTGCAAGATGAATCTTAGTTTGGTTAAACTTTAGGCTAAAATATCGAAACTTCTAAaatgaaataacataaaaacCGTAGGTTTATTTTGGATTATGGGTTTTGGATGTTGCAGGTATTTGGTGCATGCCAATGGCATTTGTGCAGGCTACTCTCTATTTTCAGCGGTGATTGCTGCTATGCCACGCCCTTCCACTATGCCTCGTGCTTGGACTTTCTTTTTGCTTGATCAGGTCATCTCTCTAATTCTTAATTAAGTTGTTCATTTTCTTGCTGCAATTTCACTTTcagacttaaaaaaattaacaaaataaaaggtataaaattttcatagccagttaattattagtatttctTATCAGAAGATAAACCGAATTTTATTAATGTAAAGAGTACCAGCTAGCAGTGCTCGATGAACTGCAATAGCATTTTCCTCGCAGTACTAATTTTATatggttaaattaattaaaacccaGAAGTATTAAAGAAAAAGTATGGTCATGTATTGATGCTCTTTTATCAATATGCATGCACTCAATGTTTCATTCATATGCGAGCCCTGCTAATTGTTTGCTggtttatttttagtatttttgttttatattttttcacttttgtatttgttacattattggaatagtttaattaatttattaagtgTTTGTTATTGTAATAAATTCTCATAATTAATAGTGTGATTGAAAGATGatatataaaagataagatttaaatttatgtgtttttcGCGTTTTGTAAAACTCCCTTAGTTCCGGAATATaaatgttttagaaaaaaaaattgttccaaaatatatatgttttagaaaaaaaaattattccaaaatatatatgttctatgaaattaatgttatattaattttttttctaaagatactcttaataaatatttagtgaGAATAGTGTATgagaagaataaataaattattaatgagagaaataaatatcaacaaattaattacatttctCTTTCAAccttaatattttcatatttgtttttacgtctatttttttttatcacgccacctgttatgtttatgtttatttttttgtttctctttttcttctaaaagtATATACATCCACTGTGATGTGGAAACAtcattttaattgtttcttttttgacAGCCTAACAGAGTAACTTGAACCTATTGTAGTTATAACCTTTTCATACACTTTGTGTAAATTAGTAGTTGAAATTGATTTCAATACAAATTAGTAGTTAATTTGGTAAAGGAGTTTGGATGATGGTTATGGTCCTTCACACACTTTGCACATCATAGCTAACTTACTAAACACATTATTATTGCTCCAAAAAAATGATAGTGAAATACAATTACATGGAACTTGCCTCTGCCACACGAAAATAGCAAAAGATGTGATAGTGGTCCTTCGATCAATGGTGTCGTGAGGATTAGTGCGATGCCCTGTGTGCTATTGTGTCGATCACTTTCAAATTTTGCAAATATTTTTAGCATTGCACTAATTATGTGTTTGGTTTGGTGATAAAAAATTATGGTGAATACGTACAAAATTATGGTAAAATCACTATAAAAACAACTATTTGTTACTTCAAGAAATCATATCTCACCTTGTTACCAAACATGCAATAATGTAAGTGGCACTAATTAAATTTAGTGGCATTTGGAGGTgagacaaaatgaaaattcagcCAGATTGATGCGGATTATGGATTACAGCAGTTTgcgtaaaaaaaattttaaaaaaaattagactttaaaatgaaaggtaaacGTTTTACATGTTTTCTTGGGAGCTTTCGACAATTTTTGCGACATAAGACAAGATCAAGGCATGATCagtttaagttaaaaataacattggAGATGTAAGATTGATTTAGTAGTACCATAAGTTCAATCAAATACTTTTACggataaaaaaactaacaattaatatttatggaTCCAAAGATAAaacatcatttaaatatttgagctcaaaatttaacaaccAAATCCTACATTTTATCACAAGAGTTTGAGTAGATACTCTGATCTGTGATTTTTTTACGAAAGTGGTaactaaaaaatgttttttacgGAATTGGAGTAGTATGAAAACTATTTAAGGTGCATGAGTTATCTTCGTCACGTGGAACTTAAGAGACGTCATCTTGAACGACAAtttcccttttatttttgtcttttagcGGAAATCAGCATCCCGAATGTAACAATCTTTATAAATtgtgatacaatttacacaaattACTACATATTTAGGATGACCATCCTAAATGTAACAATCTTTATAAATTGTGGCATTATATACGCAGCGAAAGAGGCACCATCTTATATGAAGTCTCTTGCGCTGTCAACAAACAGTGAAAGAAATTGCATGTAGAATGATGTCTCTTTCACACATGTAACAATTTATGCAGATTGCTACGTTTAGGACGTTGTTGCTCGCAAAAAGacaaagataaaaggaaagttgTCATTGAAGATGGTGTATCCTGAACGTGCCAAAAACAATCCATGCACCGTAAATAGTTTTCATACTACTGCAgttttgtaaatatttctttattaattacCATTTTTGTAAAAAAGTCCCGATCcatattgattatatatatttgcaCTGAAAAAATTGTCCAATATATTTGCGTTGGTAGGTGCTGACATACATAATTCTAGCGGCTGGAGCAGTGTCAACGGAGGTGCTGTACCTGGCTGAGAAAGGAGACGCTGCAACAACGTGGAGCTCAGCTTGTGGCTCTTTTGGTCGATTTTGCCATAAGGTCACAGCATCAGTAGCTATCACATTTGTGGCAGTGTTTTGCTATGTCTTGCTTTCCCTCATTTCCTCATACAAGCTCTTCACCAACTATGATGCACCAGCAAGCAGGCCCACTGCAGCCATTGAGGTTGCTGCTTTCCCTGGCTAGCTAGCTAGCTGactcatatatataaataacaactTCATGCTTCATATCTATGTGTTTCctacaattaatatattaatgtaaTAGCATACTGTTGTGGACCTTAATTAGGACTTAGGACAGACATGCATTGCCATTGATTAAGTATgactttataatttattagttaTAATAACTCCTGACCTCCTTCTTCTTTGTATTATAACACTGGTGTTCATGCATGGATCAATTCATGGAAGGCTTAAGCTTTTTCTACTAGTGCTTGTTACTTTATATAAACTTTGCCATcaccttcctttttccttttattagagACAGGAAATTAGTTGTTACAGTTGGCTATGTAATAGCCCCTTTATTCTCATTGTAAATTCAACTTCTACCACTCTAATATACTTTTACTGTGATCAAGTTGTTAGTCTGATTGGTTCtgaattcatttcttgtttttttaagtaagatttcaaatttgaatctaatacatgaaaaaatataattgaaaggaAGATCATATTTAAGGTGATTAATTTGATTCTTCAATAAATATGAGATATCATTAAAGTTAATgggtattttatattaatatcataataaaaaaaaatacatcttttaatatcatactttttttctcttttcttctttggaATCATGTTTTCTTATCAGAGCAATACCATCTACCTTGAAAATTTTTTATGCTTCTTTCAtttgttgattttcttttttcattttcccaAGAAAAATTATACAGCTCCTCTCTCCTTTTTGATATCGGATTCATTTTTTCTCCCATTCTTCCTTTGTCGCAACATCATGTGGAATTTCTGGATTGATGCTTCCAATCACAATCTTCCATTGATTTTCGTTTTTCTTC
This window harbors:
- the LOC100808745 gene encoding CASP-like protein 2A2, which gives rise to MEKGSVVEVAAPRSPMQMKMGDELEGNTSALRTAETFLRLVPVGLCVSALVLMLKNSQQNEYGSVDYSDLGAFRYLVHANGICAGYSLFSAVIAAMPRPSTMPRAWTFFLLDQVLTYIILAAGAVSTEVLYLAEKGDAATTWSSACGSFGRFCHKVTASVAITFVAVFCYVLLSLISSYKLFTNYDAPASRPTAAIEVAAFPG